A segment of the Alistipes sp. ZOR0009 genome:
ACACCAAGCGGGAGAGTAGGTGGCCGCCAACCTTACAAGAGGCCCCGAACGAAAGTTCGGGGCCTTTTTTTGTTTACCCCCCCTCCCAACATATCCTACTCCTTCTAACGGCTCCACGCGGCGCTGCCGGCCGTCCAAGGCGCTTCGGGGGTGGTGGCGTACGGTTGGCGCCCTTTTCGGGCAAAATGGGGACGTTTTACGGCGAATTTCGCTCCCTATCTTTCCCCTTTGGTACTACCTCCTCGAATTTGGCGCATGCGGCCGGAGGCCGTGGCTACCCCAGCTTAGCGAGGACGCTAGGCTTAGCGGTGGAAAGCCGACACCTGATACGGGTGTCCGTAGCCGTGCAGCGATGTAGGAGGCTAGGCGGTTCGACTCCTACGGAGTCGGGAGCGGGAGGGTAGCCAGCTGGCTATAAACCTTAAATCCCTACGGGATTTCGATATGGAAGGCTTACACCTGCAAAGGCGGCCGGAGGCCGTGGCGAACCAAACTTAACGAGGACGCTAAGCCATAGTTGTCAAGCTAAAGGATATTAGTCCGATGTTCGACCCTTTCAGGGTCGTGCTTCTACAACAACACTTTTCTATAAACCTGTGATGCCTCCGGCATCAGCTCCTATAGGCAGTCATTCCGGAGGAATGAAAGGTTTATAGTATGGGTGAGTAAGTGTTTTTTCGACCCCGTTGGGGTCGAACATTATAAAAACGGCTTAGCTTGACGGCTATGGACGCTAAGCTTAGCGGTGGTGGCCTCTGCGCAGGTTGCAAGAGCTAGAGGGAAGTTGCAAGAGTCTCTGCGCAAGTTGCAAGAGCTAGAGGGAAGTTGCAAGAGCTTCTGCGCAGGTTGCAAGAGCTAGAGGGTAGTTGCAAGAGGCTCTGCGCAGGTTGCAAGAGCTAGAGGGAAGTTGCGAGAGCTTCTGCGCAGGTTGCAAGAGCTAAAGGGAAGTTGCAAGAGCTAGAGGGAAGTTGCAAGAGCTTCTGCGCAAGTTGCAAGAGCTCGTGGAGAAGTTGCAAGAGGCTCTGCGCAAGTTGCAAGAGCTCGTGGAGAAGTTGCAAGAGCTCGTGGAGAAGTTGCAAGAGCCTCTGCGCAGGTTGCAAGAGCTCGTGGAGAAGTTGCAAGAGCCTCTGCGCAAGTTGCAAGAGCTCGTGGAGAAGTTGCGAGAGCTTCTGCGCAAGTTGCAAGAGCTCGTGAGTAAGTTGCAAGAGCTCGGGGGAAAGCTGTAAAAGGGAGTAGGGAGTATTCACGGAACTGTGTCTACCCTATTTTTTGGGAGCATCAAAGGAGGTGGGGAAGCCCTATTTTGGGGGAAGCAGGGTGGCGACCAATGGAGAGATCATCCCCCGAAATTTTGATGGAGCAGGGGGCGCCTGTGGGTGGTGCTGGAATGGGGAGCGAGATGGAGAATGGAGGTATCTCTGGATAGCTTATCTAACTAATTTTTTTACTTCGTAGGAGCAAACGGCATCGTATTCGGCGCTAGTAGAGCCAAAGGCGGCCTTAACGTATAGCTTTACGCTTTTAGAAAGCTGATAAAGGCTAGTGTCGTTGGTGTAGAGCAGCTCGTTGCGAAGGGTGCGGGCCTTATCCAAATCGGCTTCGGAGGCGTAAACCTTGCGGTTTACGTCGAAGGCGGAGGTGTAAAGCTGGCGCAGGGCCAGAGGTTGAAGCTCGGGCTCCTTGGCAGCGTATGCAGGTGTTTGCTCGATGAGGGTTACCAGCTTACCAAAGTTGTCGGCCACCATGTCGAAGCTGCGCTGCGAGGTGGAGATGTACTTAGGGGAAGCTTCGGGGGAGGCAGCAGCGAGATCGGACTTCTTGGTTTTGGACGAGCCGGTGATTTTAGAAGCAAGACCTTTAGCGGCATTCAGAGTGGTTACGTCGGCATTAACAAGCATAAGGTAGTTTTTTACCCGAGGGGTAAGCTCCTTGATGGTGTCGAAAATGTCGATACGAGAGGAGACCAGCTGGCGGTAGCCGTTTTCGGCTACGGAGATGGCGGTATGGGCAGCCGAGGCCGCTTTTACCTGTAGATTGAGGGACGGTATGGATAGGTTTTCGCCGGGAGGGCTGTAGCGCTCCTTTAGCTTCTCGAGGTAGGCTACCAAATCGAAGAAGTTGGCTATTACCTTTGCATGTCCCATTTCGGATGTTGAAACCATATAAAAAACTAATTTTAATATAAGTACTAAGAGATAACCTCCATTATCGTTTCTTAGAATTACCTAAATCAGCTTTCCAACAGCGATATAAATATACAAAATTTCAAAATATTAAGATAAATAGTGTAAAAAATAGGGTGTTTACCCTACAAAATTGGGTTGGCTGGGCGCGATTGTGGGGCTTAACTCGAAATGGGAACTACGTGGCTTAGAGAATGCGGCTGGAGTCCGCTCTAATCATTTCTATTATCAAGGAGCTCGCATAGCCAGTCGATATCTAGTATATCAGGCTCAAGATGGTGGTGCCTATCCTTTAAGTCTACAAATGTTACTTTCCCTGTAGCTACTATCAAATTTTCACCCTCATGCAATTTATAGTCAGGATTCCTCACTATAGCCTTGGCATAAAACCAGCTATCTCCATCGGTTGTTACGGATAGACCTTTTACTCTTATTCCTCGGGGGTAGCTAACCCCGGTGATTGTCGAAAGGGTAGCCCCTCTTCTGACGGTATTTTCAAATTCAGTCCAAATTTCGTCTCTAAGCTGGATATATCTATCTGTATAGCTCATTTTACTTGCGTTTTATTATGGACAACTTTTAAATGTGGGGCAATCAATACTTGCTTGGCTCTGGTGCTTTTTTTTGTTTGAAATGGCTGGGCTTTGCTGAACTTAGCGAAGATGCTATTTCAAGAGTACGAAACGTCAAACTTAGGGAAATTTTGCATCTTACACGTGTCCTTTTATATCTTCGGGATCTGGAATGAAGATTTTTCGTTTGATTTCGCCATCTTCTAAGTAAAATAGTCTGTCGTAATCTTCCGGATCCAATGTAAACGGTTCTTCTATACGACGATCTTTATTTGATGTGTATTGCCAAAAAGCATTTCGCAAGATATCTAATGCTTCTTTGTTCTCTGGTCTTATCAATATCTCAGAATTTATAATAAACTCAAGAAAATCTTTGCTTCTTTCATTCATATTGAAAAGTTGACTTGAAAATGGATGAAATACTACAGTTCTTGAATGGAAGAAAACCACTCTAAAAAAGTAGACAATAAAACCATCGGGGTAACTTTTAATGAATTCTTTGAATGCCCAAATTGCTTTGCTATCCAGTATTACATGATTTCTATTTTTACTATTCCAACAAGAAAGTAAAGCATTTTCAACAAATAAATAGTGCAGTTTTCCTGATTTTGCTTTTTCAATTGCTCTTGTTAAGTGTTTATGTGCTTTTTCTAAAAGCATCTCTTTGTCAAAGGGGAATGTTTTTGATGATATATTGTCAAAAATATAGGAAAAGCATAGGGTGTATATTTGAGAAACAACACTAAACCGCTGCCTTAAACTAATAGTACTAAATAAACCGATGTAACCCAACTCTCTATTATCTTCATCATCGCATATTTCATCTAATATATTTAGGACGTTTTCAGCTCCATTAATTTGGCCGTAGTTCTCTAACTTCATGCTCTGCACAATGAGGTCTATCGTACTAGCGTAGTTCTCCATAAACATTAAAAGGGCAAAACTGAATTTGTAGAACTCTAAAATTTTGTACTCTTTCTTAAAGTCACTTTCCCTTTCTCTGATAAATAGCATATAAACAAACTGGCTTCGATCGCTAGAATATGTGCTGTTATAGTCCGATTTCAAACTGTTAAGGCGATCAATGATATTTCTTGTATTTTGTAAATTCAGATTAACACCTTTAAAACCATCGTCACCATATTTGTTTTTTAACTCGAAATAATTAGTTTCCGAACTTTGGGTGCTATCAAGTTTAAGTAGATGAGCTAAAAAATATAGGGGAATTTCTTTATTCTCGAAACTCATTGAACTATTATTGTCAGATAATATGTAATCAATAATGGCATTATGCTGTGTGTTTACAAGTTTCCCTGCTGAGTCACTAGAACTCTCCTTAGTATTGAATAGACTATAGTATATTTCCCGAATTATTTTGCATTCGGAATAATCCCAAAACGATGTATCACCAAATAAGTTGGAACGAAGTAATGGATCTTTAGATATTTTTACCGCTTTCTCAAACCTTCTAAACGCTTCAATTTCGTAAAAATATAGGTAGTAAAAAACAATGGGCACGTTCAAACTAACGTTGTAATATCTATCAAAATTAAACTCTGTTATTACCGTGTTGTATACCTTCTTTAGTTTTCTAACCGTATTAAATTTTACTTTAATTTCTGGAGGAAAGGTGTCAGAAACATCATAAGACTTTTTCTTTCCCGCTTCCGATTCTTTAAACCGTTCAACTAGCAGACTCATTAAGTCTGTATTTCTAGGGAGTTTATATTCCAGATTAATAATTTTATCAAGATAGGTTTCTCCGATTCTGTTGCTTTCAAAGTGGATTTTTAAAAGGTCTTCAACGTATCTACGATGGAAGTTAATTATATAGGTTGTTTGGTAAAGATCGCCAGTATTACGTATGAGCTTAAGCACGGCCATAAGTTCGTCTTTGTCCAGCCTATCCAAGTCGTCAATAAATACAACCAACTTCAGGTCTAATCTTTTTAAAATGTCTGTAATTTCATCTTGTTGCGATTTAAGATCAGGTTCGGAACAGAAATATTCCAGTATTTTTCCTGCAACTCCCAACTCCTCAATTTTCGCAAGTGCCTTTCCATACTCACGAAACTTAGTGCGTAGATGAATAGAAGGAATACTTTCTGCTAGCCTATTGAAGAAGTCACGAACTATTCCATCAGTATCACCTCGCATCCAAGGATTAAATTCTACAACTGTTATTGTTTTATCCTTCGTAACTTCATTCTTTAGAAAGTTTGCAAAGGTAGATTTGCCGCTACCCCAACCTCCTTCAATGCCCAAAACGAATGACTTTTCGTTTTGGTGTAATTCGATAATCTGTTTTGCAAGCCTATCTACATAGCTTGCAAAGCCAAGTTTATCCTCTTTAATGTCCTTTTCTGGAATATCTAAAAGTAAAAGCGATTTTTTGCTTTCATGATCAATTCTTGGCCGCTTAAGCCAAAGTAGTATTAGAATTAGGGAGTATGTAACCGTAAAACAGAAGGTAATAACTAACGGCGTATTTGATGAAAAACGTGAGATTTCGTTAGTTACCCATATTCTTTGAATTAAATACCAAATAGAGATAGGAATAAACAGGTAGGCAACATGTGCGGCATCTACCATCTGCTTTTTCTTGTCGTACTTCAGCATTCTGTATATTGGGTAGAGTGAGAGTAGGCAGAATAGATATAGCGAAATATGGGGATGCTCACCGACAGTAATCCAGCTGTCCCATAGGCCAAATATGATGCTATCGAGCTTTTCCCTCATTAAGAAGTAGAGCGCCACGAAGGCGGAAAGGTATAGAGCGTACCGTCCCCAGAAACCCTTTAGTATCCGATCGAGTATCATATATGCTATAGTTTATTTATACGCCAAATATACCATTTATGGCACCACGTAGGAGGTGTAGGGAAAGAAAATAGTGGTGGAGGGGAGATTTGGGATGCGGCTTGGTGAGGAGTATTTGCTGCTAGGTGCAATGGTGGTTTTAGAAAATGTCCATCCGCGTAGTTTTCCTTATCTAAGAGGGACGAGCGCTAGGCAGGCTGGGGCGATTGTAGTGAGGCTTTTACTATTGTCGATAAAGGGTACGTAAGGCAGAGGTGATTTTTGTAGGTGCGGAGGCCGATGGCTGCCAAGGGCGCTAAGCTACCGGGTTGGCAGAAGGCTGCGTTAGGGATGGGAGCGGAAAGCCCGCAGCCCGCAGCGGAGCGTAGGGCGAGGACTTGCAGCGTACAGCCCGACCCGAAGGGGAACGCCCTAAAATTGTCGGCCCTCGAAATGTGGCCGGTGGCGGGGCAAGCGGAGGTGGGTGAAAGGCGGTTTCTGTGCTTTAAAATGTTACCTTTGCGCCAAATTTTGTAGCCAATGTCCGCATTTTTACAAGCCGATAACCTGTCTAAGTCGTTTGGCGATTTAACGCTATTCGAGGGGCTCTCCTTTGGGGTAAACGAGGGAGACCGTGTTGCGCTGATAGCCAAGAATGGCGCC
Coding sequences within it:
- a CDS encoding coiled-coil domain-containing protein; translated protein: MQELLRKLQELVEKLQEALRKLQELVEKLQELVEKLQEPLRRLQELVEKLQEPLRKLQELVEKLRELLRKLQELVSKLQELGGKL
- a CDS encoding P-loop NTPase fold protein, which translates into the protein MLKYDKKKQMVDAAHVAYLFIPISIWYLIQRIWVTNEISRFSSNTPLVITFCFTVTYSLILILLWLKRPRIDHESKKSLLLLDIPEKDIKEDKLGFASYVDRLAKQIIELHQNEKSFVLGIEGGWGSGKSTFANFLKNEVTKDKTITVVEFNPWMRGDTDGIVRDFFNRLAESIPSIHLRTKFREYGKALAKIEELGVAGKILEYFCSEPDLKSQQDEITDILKRLDLKLVVFIDDLDRLDKDELMAVLKLIRNTGDLYQTTYIINFHRRYVEDLLKIHFESNRIGETYLDKIINLEYKLPRNTDLMSLLVERFKESEAGKKKSYDVSDTFPPEIKVKFNTVRKLKKVYNTVITEFNFDRYYNVSLNVPIVFYYLYFYEIEAFRRFEKAVKISKDPLLRSNLFGDTSFWDYSECKIIREIYYSLFNTKESSSDSAGKLVNTQHNAIIDYILSDNNSSMSFENKEIPLYFLAHLLKLDSTQSSETNYFELKNKYGDDGFKGVNLNLQNTRNIIDRLNSLKSDYNSTYSSDRSQFVYMLFIRERESDFKKEYKILEFYKFSFALLMFMENYASTIDLIVQSMKLENYGQINGAENVLNILDEICDDEDNRELGYIGLFSTISLRQRFSVVSQIYTLCFSYIFDNISSKTFPFDKEMLLEKAHKHLTRAIEKAKSGKLHYLFVENALLSCWNSKNRNHVILDSKAIWAFKEFIKSYPDGFIVYFFRVVFFHSRTVVFHPFSSQLFNMNERSKDFLEFIINSEILIRPENKEALDILRNAFWQYTSNKDRRIEEPFTLDPEDYDRLFYLEDGEIKRKIFIPDPEDIKGHV